Proteins encoded by one window of Phytohabitans houttuyneae:
- a CDS encoding cellulase family glycosylhydrolase yields the protein MKVRPLLALLTALAVVAPAAPAAATPSTQDGFVTRHGADLKLDGKRFRFAGTNNYYLMYKSRLMVDDVYADAKSGGFTVLRTWGFLDIGNQDGSNSVAGKADGVYFQYWDGTRPAYNDGADGLERLDYVIKAAGDAGIKLVIPLTNNWSDFGGIAQYVRWRGGQYHDEFYTDPVIRGWYKDWISHVLNRTNTLTGVKYKDDPAVMTWELGNEPRCKGSGIHPTSPTCTTQTLTTWADEMTRHIKSIDRRHLASVGDEGFFCDDRASTDWTVNCGEGVDSIALAKLPAVDVMSYHLYPHHWGKDAPWGTAWIERHNREARRVGKPAMLGEFGWVEKEDRNPVYQEWTDTFRTSGGSGWLYWILSGVQDDGTLYPDYDGYTVYCPSPVCITLANAGDDIRRGLRSRPPVADHDGAVTAFETPVTLEPAHNDIAYRTSVRASSIDLDPAAAGQQRSVTVAGGVFTLDGSTVTFTPATDFHGRAVAGYTVRDLAGRTSNVAELTITVLPEATPPIQIATFETGTEGWAAAPWLGDVGTTTQTADFHTEGAYGLHISASAQGWFGIRLPAPLDLTGKVSLKFDLRTGPDAGTSGAIAVQYGDVPSWCQSNFAWVPQSTQVTVTADLLTQMSCDAAALSDVREVYVWAHPGEFDIDNVRAE from the coding sequence ATGAAAGTGCGTCCCCTCCTCGCCCTCCTCACCGCACTCGCCGTCGTCGCCCCCGCCGCTCCGGCCGCCGCCACTCCGTCCACACAGGACGGTTTCGTCACGCGGCACGGTGCCGACCTCAAGCTCGACGGCAAGAGGTTCCGCTTCGCCGGGACCAACAACTACTACCTCATGTACAAGTCGCGCCTGATGGTCGACGACGTGTACGCCGACGCGAAGTCCGGCGGCTTCACAGTGCTGCGCACGTGGGGCTTCCTCGACATCGGCAACCAGGACGGTTCCAACTCCGTGGCCGGCAAGGCCGACGGCGTCTACTTCCAGTACTGGGACGGCACAAGGCCGGCGTACAACGACGGCGCCGACGGGCTGGAACGCCTCGACTACGTCATCAAGGCCGCCGGCGACGCGGGCATCAAGCTTGTCATCCCGCTCACCAACAACTGGAGCGACTTCGGTGGCATCGCCCAGTACGTGCGCTGGCGCGGCGGGCAGTACCACGACGAGTTCTACACCGACCCGGTCATCCGCGGCTGGTACAAGGACTGGATCTCGCACGTCCTCAACCGCACAAACACGCTCACCGGCGTGAAGTACAAGGACGACCCGGCGGTCATGACCTGGGAGCTGGGCAACGAGCCGCGGTGCAAGGGCTCCGGTATCCACCCGACCTCGCCCACCTGCACCACGCAGACGCTCACCACGTGGGCCGACGAGATGACCCGCCACATCAAGTCGATCGACCGCAGGCACCTGGCGAGCGTCGGCGACGAGGGCTTCTTCTGCGACGACCGGGCCAGCACCGACTGGACGGTCAACTGCGGTGAGGGCGTCGACTCGATCGCGCTCGCCAAGCTGCCCGCCGTGGACGTCATGTCCTACCACCTGTACCCGCACCACTGGGGCAAGGACGCGCCCTGGGGCACCGCCTGGATCGAGCGGCACAACCGCGAGGCGCGGCGGGTCGGCAAGCCGGCGATGCTCGGCGAGTTCGGCTGGGTGGAGAAGGAGGACCGCAACCCGGTCTACCAGGAGTGGACCGACACGTTCCGGACCAGCGGCGGCAGCGGCTGGCTCTACTGGATCCTCTCCGGCGTGCAGGACGACGGCACGCTCTACCCCGACTACGACGGCTACACCGTCTACTGCCCGAGCCCGGTCTGCATCACGCTCGCGAACGCGGGCGACGACATCCGCCGCGGCCTGCGTTCACGACCACCGGTGGCCGACCACGACGGCGCCGTCACCGCCTTCGAGACGCCGGTGACGCTTGAGCCGGCGCACAACGACATCGCGTACCGCACGTCCGTGCGGGCCTCGTCGATCGACCTCGACCCGGCGGCAGCGGGGCAGCAGCGGTCCGTGACCGTCGCGGGTGGAGTGTTCACCCTGGACGGTTCGACGGTGACGTTCACGCCCGCCACCGACTTCCACGGGCGCGCGGTGGCCGGCTACACGGTGCGGGACCTCGCCGGCCGTACGTCCAATGTGGCCGAACTGACCATCACCGTGCTGCCCGAGGCGACCCCGCCGATCCAGATCGCCACGTTCGAGACCGGGACGGAGGGGTGGGCGGCCGCGCCATGGCTCGGTGACGTCGGTACCACCACGCAGACCGCCGACTTCCACACCGAGGGCGCGTACGGCCTGCACATCTCCGCCTCGGCACAGGGGTGGTTCGGCATCCGGCTGCCCGCGCCGCTCGACCTGACCGGCAAGGTGTCGCTCAAGTTCGACCTGCGCACCGGTCCGGACGCCGGCACGAGCGGTGCGATCGCCGTGCAGTACGGCGACGTGCCCAGCTGGTGCCAGTCCAACTTCGCCTGGGTACCGCAAAGCACCCAGGTGACCGTGACGGCCGACCTGCTCACCCAGATGTCCTGCGACGCGGCGGCGCTGTCCGACGTGCGCGAGGTCTACGTGTGGGCGCACCCGGGCGAGTTCGACATCGACAACGTCCGGGCCGAGTAA
- a CDS encoding ROK family protein produces MSGRGPVLAVDVGGTKIAAAIVDTDGRILARGTTATPAGAGGEKVAAALDRLVREVAAQGTPAELTGLGVGSAGPVDIGAGTVSPVNIPDWRPYPILEALRPILPGRPAVLAGDGHCMALGEYWRGGYTTPAMLGMVVSTGVGGGLVLDGRVYAGVTGNAGHIGHVVVDLNGPPCPCGGRGCVEAIASGPSMVKWAWSKGWRGGDRVERRPDAAAAPPDARTLARDARDGDPIARAAFTRSAAALAAGIVSAGGLLDLDDVVVGGGVAGAGDLLFTPLREAVADLAGLAFVRRVRIHPSLLGADAGLLGAAALIFGST; encoded by the coding sequence GTGAGCGGGCGCGGGCCGGTGCTGGCCGTCGACGTCGGGGGTACGAAGATCGCGGCGGCGATCGTGGACACGGACGGAAGGATCCTGGCGCGGGGGACGACCGCCACGCCCGCGGGGGCGGGTGGAGAGAAGGTCGCGGCCGCCCTTGACCGGCTCGTGCGCGAGGTCGCGGCACAGGGGACGCCCGCCGAGCTGACCGGCCTCGGCGTCGGCTCGGCCGGGCCGGTCGACATCGGCGCCGGGACGGTCAGCCCGGTCAACATCCCGGACTGGCGGCCGTACCCCATCCTGGAAGCCCTGCGCCCGATCCTGCCGGGCCGGCCCGCGGTGCTCGCCGGCGACGGCCACTGCATGGCCCTCGGTGAGTACTGGCGCGGTGGCTACACCACCCCGGCCATGCTCGGCATGGTCGTCTCCACCGGCGTGGGCGGCGGGCTGGTGCTCGACGGCCGGGTGTACGCCGGCGTCACCGGCAACGCCGGCCACATCGGACACGTCGTGGTCGACCTCAACGGCCCACCGTGTCCCTGCGGCGGTCGCGGCTGCGTCGAGGCGATCGCGAGCGGGCCGTCGATGGTGAAGTGGGCCTGGTCCAAGGGCTGGCGAGGCGGTGACCGGGTAGAGCGGCGACCAGATGCCGCCGCCGCGCCACCGGACGCCCGCACGCTCGCCCGGGACGCCCGCGACGGCGATCCCATCGCCCGGGCCGCGTTCACGCGTTCAGCTGCCGCGCTCGCCGCCGGCATCGTCTCCGCCGGCGGCCTGCTCGACCTCGACGACGTGGTGGTCGGCGGCGGCGTAGCCGGCGCCGGCGACCTGCTTTTCACCCCGCTCCGCGAGGCCGTCGCCGACCTGGCCGGTCTCGCCTTCGTCCGCCGGGTGCGGATCCACCCGAGCCTGCTCGGCGCGGACGCGGGTCTGCTCGGTGCCGCCGCTCTCATTTTCGGGAGTACCTGA
- a CDS encoding glycoside hydrolase family 2 protein has product MSDFRPLHDGWTVAAADGSVGPLPAAVPGCVHTDLLAAGLIPDPHLDANETALRWIGHTDWVYEAAFQWDGTTDARVDLACAGLDTVATVSLNGAEVGTTANMHRSYRFDARPHLRTGENRLRVHFGSAYRYAEQVRDALGDRPNAYPDYFNFIRKMACNFGWDWGPNVVTAGIWQPIGLHAWSTARLATVRPLVTVDDGVGRVEVHVEVERDSDEPLALSAAVAGFRAETTVAPGERTAIVKVEVRDPELWWPRGYGEQVRHLLDVTLRSAAGTAVDTWQRRIGFRSVHLDTTPDADGTPFMFVVNGVPVFARGVNWIPDDSLVTRVTREGYAQRLAQACDANVNMLRVWGGGRYESEDFYDLADELGLLVAQDFLFACAAYPEEDPIASEVVAEAREQVTRLASHPSLVAWFGSNENIWGFHDWGWPERLAGRSWGEGYYLRVLPAIVAELDPTRPYWPSSPYSGDPDRHPNDPAHGSMHIWDVWNQKDYTHYRDYRPRFVAEFGYQAPPVYATLRRSISDDPLAHDSPGMRHHQKAMDGDAKLQRGLDAHLPAPGDFDDWHYLTQVNQARALALGIEHFRSLRPLCMGTIMWQLNDCWPVTSWAAVDGDGRRKPLWYALRRAYADRLLTIQPRDGALVLVAVNDGAEPWQGPASVTRLTIAGEPRAKTALDLDVPPRSAVTLPLPADLTGSEDPHRELLLAEIDGLRAWWFFAEDKDIPYPAPEYESTAEPVPGGWQVTVQAGTILRDLTLFPDRLDATASVDDVMVTLLPGETAVFRVTAPPTLHGPALTRRPVLRCVNDVPHQR; this is encoded by the coding sequence ATGAGCGATTTTCGACCGCTGCACGACGGGTGGACGGTGGCAGCGGCCGACGGGTCGGTCGGTCCGCTGCCGGCGGCGGTCCCCGGCTGCGTCCACACCGACCTGCTGGCCGCCGGCCTCATCCCCGACCCGCACCTCGACGCCAACGAGACCGCGCTGCGCTGGATCGGACACACCGACTGGGTGTACGAGGCGGCGTTCCAGTGGGACGGCACCACCGACGCGCGCGTCGACCTCGCCTGCGCCGGTCTCGACACCGTCGCCACGGTCAGCCTCAACGGCGCCGAGGTCGGCACGACCGCCAACATGCACCGCTCGTACCGCTTTGACGCCCGTCCGCACCTGCGCACCGGCGAAAACCGCCTCCGCGTCCACTTCGGATCGGCGTACCGCTATGCCGAGCAGGTGCGGGACGCGCTCGGCGACCGGCCCAACGCGTACCCCGACTACTTCAACTTCATCCGGAAGATGGCGTGCAACTTCGGCTGGGACTGGGGACCCAACGTGGTGACCGCCGGCATCTGGCAGCCGATCGGGCTGCACGCCTGGTCCACCGCCCGGCTGGCCACGGTCCGTCCACTGGTGACCGTCGACGATGGAGTCGGGCGGGTCGAGGTACACGTCGAGGTCGAGCGCGACTCCGACGAACCGCTCGCGCTCAGTGCGGCGGTGGCGGGGTTCCGCGCGGAAACCACCGTCGCGCCCGGGGAGCGCACGGCCATCGTGAAGGTCGAGGTCCGCGACCCCGAGCTGTGGTGGCCCAGGGGGTACGGGGAGCAGGTGCGCCACCTTCTCGACGTGACGCTGCGCTCCGCCGCCGGCACGGCGGTCGACACGTGGCAGCGGCGGATCGGCTTCCGCTCGGTGCACCTCGACACCACGCCGGATGCGGACGGCACCCCCTTCATGTTCGTGGTCAACGGCGTCCCGGTCTTCGCCCGCGGCGTCAACTGGATCCCCGACGACTCGCTCGTCACCCGCGTGACCCGCGAGGGGTACGCGCAGCGGCTGGCCCAGGCCTGCGACGCCAACGTCAACATGCTGCGGGTGTGGGGCGGTGGCCGCTACGAGTCCGAGGACTTCTACGACCTCGCCGACGAGCTGGGGCTGCTCGTGGCGCAGGACTTCCTCTTCGCCTGCGCCGCGTACCCGGAGGAGGACCCGATCGCGAGCGAGGTGGTGGCCGAAGCGCGCGAGCAGGTCACCCGGCTCGCCAGCCACCCCAGCCTGGTGGCCTGGTTCGGCAGCAACGAAAACATCTGGGGCTTTCACGACTGGGGATGGCCCGAGCGGCTGGCCGGGCGCAGCTGGGGCGAGGGCTACTACCTGCGGGTGCTGCCGGCCATCGTCGCCGAGCTCGACCCCACCCGGCCGTACTGGCCGAGCAGCCCCTACTCCGGCGACCCCGACCGGCACCCGAACGACCCCGCGCACGGCAGCATGCACATCTGGGACGTGTGGAACCAGAAGGACTACACGCACTACCGCGACTACCGCCCGCGCTTCGTGGCCGAGTTCGGCTACCAGGCCCCGCCCGTGTACGCGACGCTGCGGCGGTCGATCAGCGATGATCCGCTCGCCCACGACTCGCCCGGCATGCGCCACCACCAGAAGGCGATGGACGGCGACGCCAAGCTCCAGCGCGGGCTCGACGCCCACCTGCCGGCGCCCGGTGACTTCGACGACTGGCACTACCTGACCCAGGTCAACCAGGCCCGCGCGCTCGCGCTCGGCATCGAGCACTTCCGGTCGCTGCGTCCGCTGTGCATGGGCACGATCATGTGGCAGCTCAACGACTGCTGGCCGGTCACCTCGTGGGCGGCGGTCGACGGCGACGGGCGGCGCAAACCACTGTGGTACGCGCTGCGCCGCGCGTACGCCGACCGCCTCCTCACGATCCAGCCGCGCGACGGCGCCCTGGTGCTCGTCGCGGTCAACGACGGCGCCGAGCCGTGGCAGGGACCGGCCAGCGTCACCCGCCTGACCATCGCGGGAGAGCCGCGCGCCAAGACCGCGCTCGACCTGGACGTGCCGCCGCGCTCCGCGGTCACGCTGCCGCTGCCCGCCGACCTGACCGGCAGCGAAGACCCGCACCGCGAGCTGCTCCTGGCCGAGATCGACGGGCTGCGGGCGTGGTGGTTCTTCGCCGAGGACAAGGACATCCCTTACCCCGCGCCGGAGTACGAGTCCACCGCCGAGCCGGTGCCGGGCGGCTGGCAGGTCACCGTGCAGGCCGGCACGATCCTCCGCGACCTGACCCTCTTCCCCGACCGCCTCGACGCGACCGCGTCGGTGGACGACGTCATGGTCACCCTCCTGCCCGGCGAGACCGCCGTCTTCCGGGTGACCGCGCCACCCACACTGCACGGGCCGGCGCTGACGCGCCGCCCCGTGCTCCGCTGCGTCAACGACGTCCCCCACCAGCGTTGA
- a CDS encoding carbohydrate ABC transporter permease — protein sequence MATPTTTAPAPGAPAAAGQGLDGVRRAKRSPELRRMRLRRALPGYLMLLPFAVLFVGFLVWPLLNSLYFAFTNYNGVKPPSFVGVDNFRRLWLEDERFRQALLNSFIYVAAAVTLTTALALTLAVAFRGTSWRDRIMRTLFFLPAVTSTIAVALIWRWIFTVEDFGLANTVIGWAGFEPVQWLATPRLTIPILVVMAVWGGCGYGMVIFVAGLNAIPEEHYESAKLDGATSWQQFWYITLPQLKPVTTYVVITSLISAFQVFEAVYIVFRGVSSVGGVQDSGLMLVPYLYDMGFTKFQLGYASAIAWSLFIIIFIVSMIQLRVTRALREL from the coding sequence ATGGCCACACCGACCACCACCGCGCCGGCGCCGGGTGCGCCGGCCGCGGCGGGCCAAGGCCTGGATGGGGTACGCCGGGCGAAGCGCTCGCCCGAACTGCGGCGCATGCGGCTGCGGCGGGCGCTTCCCGGGTACCTGATGCTGCTCCCGTTCGCGGTGCTGTTCGTCGGGTTCCTCGTGTGGCCCCTGCTGAACTCGCTGTACTTCGCGTTCACCAACTACAACGGGGTCAAGCCGCCGTCCTTCGTGGGCGTCGACAACTTCCGGCGGCTGTGGCTGGAGGACGAGCGGTTCCGCCAGGCGCTGCTCAACTCGTTCATCTACGTCGCCGCCGCGGTCACGCTCACCACCGCGCTCGCCCTCACGCTCGCGGTCGCCTTCCGGGGTACGAGCTGGCGCGACCGGATCATGCGCACGCTCTTCTTCCTGCCCGCGGTGACCTCGACCATCGCGGTCGCGCTGATCTGGCGGTGGATCTTCACGGTCGAGGACTTCGGGCTCGCGAACACGGTGATCGGCTGGGCCGGCTTCGAGCCGGTGCAGTGGCTCGCGACGCCGAGACTCACGATCCCGATCCTTGTCGTGATGGCGGTCTGGGGCGGCTGCGGGTACGGCATGGTGATCTTCGTAGCCGGGCTCAACGCGATCCCGGAGGAGCACTACGAGTCGGCCAAGCTGGACGGCGCCACCTCGTGGCAGCAGTTCTGGTACATCACGCTGCCGCAGCTCAAGCCGGTCACCACGTACGTGGTGATCACCAGCCTCATCTCCGCGTTCCAGGTGTTCGAGGCGGTCTACATCGTCTTCCGGGGCGTCAGCAGCGTCGGGGGCGTGCAGGACAGCGGCCTGATGCTTGTGCCGTACCTGTACGACATGGGCTTCACGAAGTTCCAGCTCGGCTACGCGTCGGCGATCGCCTGGTCGCTGTTCATCATCATCTTCATCGTGAGCATGATCCAGCTCCGGGTCACCCGCGCGCTGAGGGAGCTGTGA
- a CDS encoding extracellular solute-binding protein: MRTRLAVAAAAAAITALVAGCTTSGGSDEPAQEADGPATLTFWNTGSDEHAAALQAVADIYKQSHPDVTIKVQALSWDDGHAKVLTAATSKTGPDIISGGMSWGIEFGELGGMLDLNTYDIGTIKQQTRPEVLKAITSSSGAVYGASFDNAFYLLFYRPDLLQKAGLSGPPKTWEELTAAVTKLKASGVKTPLVENWNTFEWLPWFNWLKQAGGSLYADDCSKATIDTDQAALATATWADQFRKYGVPKAATDSAAGMANGEIAMAIDGSWVANAIDTAHPQLKGKWQVAALPTGPAGAGTFVGGRIIGVMSYTKYPKAAAEFIKWTYTDEAIQLLQKEVYNRAGELWLSPRSDQLDTLNTTDNIKQTLATTMETISGPPHCKGWEVSQAEVTKKLQSVVNDNVDPKKALSEAATIMNNNLK, encoded by the coding sequence ATGCGCACGCGATTGGCGGTCGCCGCGGCCGCGGCCGCGATAACCGCCCTCGTGGCCGGCTGCACCACCTCCGGCGGCAGCGACGAGCCGGCCCAGGAGGCCGACGGGCCCGCCACGCTCACGTTCTGGAACACGGGGTCCGATGAGCACGCCGCCGCACTCCAGGCGGTCGCGGACATCTACAAGCAGTCCCACCCCGACGTGACGATCAAGGTTCAGGCGCTGTCCTGGGACGACGGCCACGCGAAGGTCCTGACCGCGGCCACCTCCAAGACCGGGCCGGACATCATCTCCGGCGGCATGTCCTGGGGCATCGAGTTCGGCGAGCTGGGCGGCATGCTCGACCTCAACACGTACGACATCGGCACGATCAAGCAGCAGACCCGCCCCGAGGTGCTCAAGGCGATCACCTCGTCGAGCGGCGCGGTGTACGGCGCCTCCTTCGACAACGCCTTCTACCTGCTCTTCTACCGCCCCGACCTGCTGCAGAAGGCCGGGCTGAGCGGCCCGCCGAAGACGTGGGAGGAGCTCACCGCCGCGGTCACCAAGCTCAAGGCCTCCGGCGTGAAGACCCCGCTGGTGGAAAACTGGAACACCTTCGAGTGGCTGCCCTGGTTCAACTGGCTCAAGCAGGCCGGCGGCTCCCTCTACGCCGACGACTGCTCCAAGGCCACGATCGACACCGACCAGGCCGCGCTCGCCACCGCCACCTGGGCCGACCAGTTCCGCAAGTACGGCGTGCCCAAGGCCGCCACCGACTCCGCCGCCGGCATGGCCAACGGCGAGATCGCGATGGCGATCGACGGCTCCTGGGTGGCCAACGCGATCGACACGGCCCACCCGCAGCTGAAGGGGAAGTGGCAGGTCGCCGCGCTGCCCACCGGCCCGGCCGGGGCCGGCACCTTCGTCGGCGGCCGGATCATCGGCGTGATGTCGTACACCAAGTACCCGAAGGCGGCGGCCGAGTTCATCAAGTGGACGTACACCGACGAGGCCATCCAGCTGCTGCAGAAGGAGGTCTACAACCGCGCCGGTGAACTGTGGCTGTCGCCGCGGTCGGACCAGCTCGACACGCTCAACACGACCGACAACATCAAGCAGACGCTCGCCACCACCATGGAGACGATCAGCGGCCCGCCCCACTGCAAGGGCTGGGAGGTCAGCCAGGCCGAGGTCACCAAGAAGCTCCAGTCGGTCGTCAACGACAACGTCGATCCGAAGAAGGCGCTCTCCGAAGCCGCGACCATCATGAACAACAACCTCAAGTAA
- a CDS encoding LacI family DNA-binding transcriptional regulator produces MKRPTIADIARRAGVSKGAVSYALNGQPGVSEATRQRIIAIAQEIGFNPNSAARALSGATANAVGLALCRPARILGIEPFFMELISGVEGELSARSYALTLQVVTDPDAEIAVYRRWWGERRVDGVFVCDLRVDDRRVPVLEELQLPAVVIGGPGHTGSLASVWADDAAALVETMEYLVALGHRRIARVGGLPGLLHTEIRRQAFIDASERLGLEQSQTVPSDYTGEDGARATRRFLSAASRPSAIIYDNDVMAIAGLAVAQEMGLAVPGDLSIVAWDDSALCQLTHPPLTAIGRDIPAYGAHAARQLLAAIEGRPIGAYQDETAHLTPRGSTAAPRITG; encoded by the coding sequence ATGAAGCGACCCACCATCGCGGACATCGCGCGGCGAGCCGGTGTCTCCAAAGGCGCCGTGTCGTACGCGCTCAACGGGCAACCCGGCGTCTCCGAGGCGACCCGGCAGCGCATCATCGCCATCGCCCAGGAGATCGGGTTCAACCCCAACAGCGCCGCCCGCGCGCTCTCCGGCGCCACCGCCAACGCGGTGGGGCTCGCCCTGTGCCGCCCCGCCCGCATCCTCGGCATCGAGCCGTTCTTCATGGAGCTGATCAGTGGCGTGGAGGGCGAGCTGTCGGCCCGCTCGTACGCGCTGACGCTCCAGGTCGTCACCGACCCGGACGCCGAGATCGCGGTGTACCGGCGCTGGTGGGGCGAGCGTCGCGTGGACGGCGTGTTCGTCTGCGACCTGCGCGTCGACGACCGCCGCGTGCCGGTGCTGGAGGAGCTCCAGCTGCCCGCGGTCGTCATCGGCGGCCCCGGCCACACCGGCTCGCTGGCCAGCGTGTGGGCCGACGACGCGGCGGCGCTGGTGGAGACGATGGAGTACCTTGTCGCGCTCGGCCACCGCCGCATCGCGCGGGTGGGCGGGCTGCCCGGGCTGCTGCACACCGAGATCCGCCGGCAGGCGTTCATCGACGCGAGCGAGCGGCTCGGGCTGGAGCAGTCGCAGACCGTGCCGTCCGACTACACCGGCGAAGACGGCGCCCGCGCCACCCGGCGCTTCCTCAGCGCGGCCAGCCGCCCGAGCGCGATCATCTACGACAACGACGTGATGGCGATCGCCGGCCTCGCCGTGGCGCAGGAGATGGGGCTCGCGGTGCCCGGCGACCTGTCGATCGTGGCGTGGGACGACTCGGCGCTGTGCCAGTTGACGCACCCGCCGCTGACGGCCATCGGGCGGGACATCCCGGCGTACGGCGCGCACGCCGCCCGCCAGCTGCTCGCCGCCATCGAGGGACGCCCGATCGGGGCCTACCAGGATGAGACAGCTCACCTCACCCCGCGGGGTAGCACCGCCGCCCCGCGGATAACGGGCTAA
- the glyA gene encoding serine hydroxymethyltransferase, translated as MHVPPIPHLTAADPELAHLVEGEAERQHDKLRMIASENYVSEAVLEASGTVLTNKYSEGYAGKRYYEGQQFIDQIETLAIERAKSLFGVDHANVQPYSGSPANLAVYLAFLSPGDTVMGMSLPMGGHLTHGWSVSATGKWFNSVSYGVSRETGRIDFDEVRDLARRERPKVIFAGGTAIPRTIDFATFAEIAREVGAILAADIAHIAGLIAGGAHPTPVGHADVITTTTHKTLRGPRGAMILSTEEHAKAIDRAVFPGLQGGPHNHTTAGIAVALREAAQPAFRDYAAQVVANAKALAAALTERGFDLISGGTDNHLILADLTSKGIGGKPAAQALDRAGVELNYNTVPYDTRKPFDPSGIRLGTPALTTRGLTEAQMPQVAAWMDEAVTAAVKDDDGTLDRIAGEVRDLLASYPMPGYQA; from the coding sequence GTGCACGTACCACCGATTCCACACCTGACCGCCGCGGACCCCGAGCTGGCCCATCTCGTCGAGGGCGAGGCCGAGCGCCAGCACGACAAGCTGCGCATGATCGCTTCGGAAAACTACGTCTCCGAGGCGGTGCTCGAGGCTAGCGGGACGGTCCTCACCAACAAGTACTCCGAGGGCTACGCCGGCAAGCGCTACTACGAGGGCCAGCAGTTCATCGACCAGATCGAGACGCTGGCGATCGAGCGGGCCAAGTCGCTCTTCGGCGTCGACCACGCCAACGTCCAGCCGTACTCCGGCTCCCCCGCCAACCTCGCCGTCTACCTGGCGTTCCTCAGCCCGGGTGACACGGTCATGGGCATGTCCCTGCCGATGGGTGGCCACCTGACCCACGGCTGGTCCGTCTCCGCGACCGGCAAGTGGTTCAACTCGGTGTCGTACGGGGTTTCGCGCGAGACCGGCCGGATCGACTTCGACGAGGTCCGCGACCTCGCCCGCCGCGAACGCCCGAAGGTCATCTTCGCCGGCGGCACGGCGATCCCCCGCACGATCGACTTCGCGACGTTCGCGGAGATCGCCCGCGAGGTCGGTGCCATCCTGGCGGCCGACATCGCCCACATCGCCGGCCTCATCGCCGGCGGTGCCCACCCGACCCCGGTCGGCCACGCGGACGTCATCACCACCACGACCCACAAGACCCTGCGCGGCCCCCGTGGCGCCATGATCCTGTCGACCGAGGAGCACGCGAAGGCGATCGACCGCGCCGTCTTCCCCGGCCTGCAGGGCGGCCCGCACAACCACACCACGGCCGGCATCGCGGTGGCGCTGCGCGAGGCCGCACAGCCGGCGTTCCGCGACTACGCCGCCCAGGTGGTGGCAAATGCCAAGGCGCTGGCCGCCGCCCTGACCGAGCGCGGCTTCGACCTGATCTCGGGCGGCACCGACAACCACCTGATCCTCGCCGACCTGACCAGCAAGGGCATCGGCGGCAAGCCCGCGGCCCAGGCGCTGGACCGGGCGGGCGTGGAGCTCAACTACAACACCGTGCCGTACGACACCCGCAAGCCCTTCGACCCGTCCGGCATCCGGCTGGGCACCCCGGCGCTGACCACCCGCGGCCTGACCGAGGCGCAGATGCCGCAGGTGGCCGCGTGGATGGACGAGGCCGTGACGGCTGCGGTGAAGGACGACGACGGGACCCTGGACCGGATCGCGGGCGAGGTCCGCGACCTGCTCGCGTCCTACCCGATGCCGGGCTACCAGGCCTGA